Proteins from one Mycobacterium sp. SMC-2 genomic window:
- a CDS encoding PAS and ANTAR domain-containing protein, producing the protein MASELDGQTAAVEQALAGGTPQRAGWFRFYFEDQRWEWSDQVHRMHGYEPGTVTPTTELVIAHKHPSDRHHVSATIDDMIERRQVFSTRHRIVDARGKTHDVVVVGDELCDSNGDVIGTHGFYVDVTPTSSRKREENISAKVAEISERRGAIDRTKGMLMLVYGVDEMAAFNLLKSLSQVRNMKLAVLAEQIAKDFTELGKQVIASRSRFDQRLLTAHLRASGSDEQRLPGRSQAHR; encoded by the coding sequence GTGGCGTCTGAACTAGACGGCCAGACAGCCGCGGTTGAGCAGGCCCTGGCCGGCGGTACGCCCCAGCGGGCCGGCTGGTTTCGCTTCTATTTCGAAGACCAGCGCTGGGAATGGTCCGATCAGGTGCATCGGATGCACGGCTACGAACCCGGAACGGTGACTCCGACGACCGAGCTGGTGATTGCCCACAAGCACCCGAGCGATCGCCATCACGTGTCCGCAACCATCGACGACATGATCGAACGCCGGCAGGTGTTCAGCACCAGGCACCGCATCGTCGACGCCCGCGGCAAGACCCATGACGTGGTCGTGGTGGGTGATGAGTTGTGCGACAGCAACGGCGACGTCATCGGCACCCACGGCTTCTATGTCGACGTCACACCGACATCCAGCCGCAAGCGCGAGGAGAACATCAGCGCGAAGGTGGCCGAAATATCCGAGCGTCGCGGCGCCATCGACCGGACCAAGGGGATGCTGATGTTGGTCTACGGGGTCGACGAGATGGCGGCGTTCAACCTGCTCAAATCGTTGTCGCAGGTGCGCAACATGAAGCTGGCGGTCCTCGCCGAGCAAATCGCGAAAGACTTCACCGAGTTGGGCAAGCAGGTCATCGCGTCGCGCTCGCGGTTCGACCAACGCCTGCTCACGGCGCACCTGCGGGCGTCCGGCTCCGACGAGCAGCGGCTACCCGGCCGGAGTCAGGCGCACCGCTGA
- a CDS encoding LpqN/LpqT family lipoprotein, with protein MKHSTIATISVALSLALAGCGSDHKSGSQSSTSTTTSTSTSTTSSATSTTPVAKAKYTIADYVKDNHITETPVHHGDPGPNVDLPVPPGWQLNQNAGSSYGGIVSTQPSNPNDPPTVTALFSRLTGDVDPAKIIQYAPGEVQNLPGYDGGDGKASTLAGFQAWQLGGTYERDGTTRVIAQKTVVIPSQGAVYVLQLNADGPQADQGPLMDVTKVIDDQTTITP; from the coding sequence ATGAAACATTCGACAATAGCAACCATTTCCGTGGCGCTGAGTTTAGCGCTCGCCGGTTGCGGCAGCGACCACAAATCCGGCAGCCAATCGTCGACCTCGACGACCACATCCACGTCGACATCGACGACGTCGTCCGCGACGAGCACGACACCGGTCGCGAAAGCCAAGTACACCATCGCCGACTACGTCAAGGACAACCACATCACCGAGACGCCGGTTCATCACGGCGATCCCGGCCCGAACGTCGACCTGCCGGTGCCCCCCGGCTGGCAGCTCAACCAGAACGCCGGCTCGTCGTACGGCGGCATCGTCTCCACCCAGCCCAGCAACCCCAACGACCCGCCCACCGTTACCGCCCTGTTCTCCAGGCTCACCGGCGACGTGGACCCGGCCAAGATCATCCAGTACGCCCCTGGCGAGGTGCAGAACCTGCCCGGATACGACGGCGGTGACGGCAAAGCGTCCACGCTCGCCGGCTTCCAGGCGTGGCAGCTCGGTGGCACGTACGAGCGAGACGGCACCACCCGCGTCATCGCGCAGAAAACCGTGGTGATCCCCAGCCAGGGCGCGGTCTACGTGCTCCAGCTCAACGCCGACGGGCCACAAGCCGATCAGGGCCCGTTGATGGACGTCACCAAGGTCATCGACGACCAGACCACCATCACGCCGTAA